TATTTAGACAGTTCTTCTATCTAAACACACTGATGTGGAGCAGCTAACACTAGCACCCCACGCATTTAGACTGGTACACATAAGAATATCAAAAGTTACAggagtgacgtaggaggttaagagctcgtgtatctaatctggaggaaccgggtttgattcccagctctgccgcctgagctgtggaggcttatctggggaattcagattagcctgtacactcccacacatgccagctgggtgaccttgggctagtcacagcttctcggagctgtctcagccccacctacctcacagggtgtttgttgtgagggggggaagggcaaggagattgtaagcccttttgagtctcctgcaggagagaaaggggggatataaatccaaactcttcttcttcttcttcctccctatTACATGTCCTGCCCATATGGGAAAGAGGTTTTCAGTGGCAGCCATAAGGGGTGAGTCATGTTAAACCATCTCTATATTATTAACCTTACTGCTCAGAGATGTTGGGaaagattgtttttaaaagtcacaaaCATGCATATAACTTTCCGGACAAAGTTGTCTCAGGTCATATGATGAGGGTAATTATATATTACTGGGTAACTTTAAAATGGCTACAGTTTagttgaaaaaacaaacaaacctgtgatTATGTTTATGGTTTTGGCTAAAATAATTGCAGAGAGCTAATCTGTTTAACGGAATGGTTATAAATATTGGGTCACAATGATACATCAAAATAGAAATTACAACCTCGGGGCCTTGGGAAATGGTGTGAGGGGAAGAACTGAAAAATTTCAAGTTTTGGGTTtttaacctgaaaattttcacTAACAaccagctttattcagctttactgaaaacttcctggttaaaaaaacccaagcccAAAATTGACCAAGCACAAGACGTTGTGTTCAATTCTAGTTCATACCCTGACTTAACATTTGCTTTACAGTAGAACACATTAAAATGGATTCAGAATTTCCTTATTGGAAATCACAATTCATACCACTAATACATCAATTTTCACACTTATTTAAATAACTTGAACTATCTTAATGCTGTCAGAGCCTTATACATGCTATAGGATAGTCCATACTTACACGAGCTGTAATTTGTTTTCTCTGCCTTTGTGGATCTGGAAATTCCTCTCCAAAGCACAATACAATCTGGAATCTCGGCAATGGGCGTCCGTGGTGGACAAACACTTGCAGTTCTGGAAGGACAACATAAAAAGTTCAATATTAATATTTAGCTGTGCTTTGGGGCTACAGTCCAGAgctctggcaggaaaaaaaatctgtcatggAAAACCAGCCTAGATTAAAAGATTTTATAGCAAAATGTCTAACACAAGCTGCAGAAACATACTACACAAACCatgaaggttttttcccctttctgctgtccataataaatgaataaaacctaTCTTGTTTTAGCATGCCATAAGACTACAAGTGCCAGCTGGGCTAGAGGAAAACGTCCTGTCCATTtaatacaggggtgtccaactctggcgcctcagatgttcatggactacgactcCCATCAGTTTCTGCCAGAATGCAcattgctggcagaggctgatgggaatcgtagtccatgaacatctggggcgccagagttggacacccctgatttaatagaagcttaatatGCAGAAATAGGCACCTGAAGCTCTTTGTGCCACGGAGGTAAATAACACCCCATTAATCTTCTATTGAAAGGATAAGACATTGTCTCTAGGCTATCTACCTTGTGAAGGCGGAGAGAGTTTTATCTAGAGAGGAAGGTAGAAGATCCCAGGAAATTAACTGGAAGGTGCACACTCTACAAATGCTATTGCTAAGCTCCTAATCTCCCCTTTCTCTAACATATATTCAAAATTTTATAACTGGGGAGtcagtaattttgttttgttttcagaattgTTTACTGTTGGGAACCTGCAATACACTCATTTGACGAGGAACCAGTGAAGTAGGCATATTTTTAtgggggaggtttggggggcagggccacgccccccacccgccccgggggcgtggccacgcctccttGAGCCCTGCTtccggcctcagtgtttataaaagcagcctcTGAAGCCAGGGATAGtagacacccctgccctgcccacccccagcggccccccgccagctgggctcccaaccagcagttccttctgccctcccctccgggcagaggcatagctagggaaaatggagcccggtgcaaaatctgagttttgcccccccactggaatccacccccaaacagcatcactttcaatggtgtttaaactagggagtccagattcttcttttaaatccaccttaaagggagaatctggggtccccacttaaaacaacattgaaagtgatgctgttttggggtggattctctgcCACCTTGAAACGGCATCACTTACAatgttaaactggggacctcagattctccctttaaatccatgccaaagggagtggatttaaaaggaagagaATCACAAAACTTAAGGGACATTTCCCAGAGTTTTTTGCATCCCAGGGGtgttatggagcctcaaatgtgtagcccccatctcctattaggtcccactggaaacaatgggggatggggcaccccctttgggagtccataactttggaccccctgaaccaaacctcaccagatcgggatagtatcatcaggagcgtctccaaAAACattcctggaattttggtgctgctagtctaaaaactgcacccccttcaggccaaaaaccaaaaaaacacttaaaaatacaaaaaaacccacaaacggggccAGAGCTTCGGACAAGTAATGGGAGggttttgaacccgagaacctcccctttacctacgtccttgtgagGAACCAATACATTTATGCttcactttaaaaaggaaaacatccAGCTCTAGTTCATCTGTTTCAGATAACCAGTCTTGTTGAAATTCAGAGGTGGATTCTGGATACTGAGTTTATGTCAATCCTATTTCCCCTTTATACAAGTCTTCATGGCATTTAGTCCATTCAACCATACAGTTAAATTGGTGCTCTTGGACCTGAAGTGTTCTTACATTAGAATTCCTCTGAAGTCAACTAAAGGTGAAAAAGCTATCTTTATAAACAAACCCAAGGCCCCTTTAAAGCTACACAAACATGTGAATAACAACACCAACCACTCTGGGCTGAATCCTGAGACCTGTCACTGGGAGGTGATGTTAGTCACCGTTCTTGCTGTCTTTCCCTAGCAGTCTTTTCAAATTCTCAGAAAGTTTATTCCTGGGGTCACGGGACCCATGTGGAATAACAGCCATGTGGATTGGCAAGCCATAGGTCAGAGAAGGGAGACAAAATATCTCCCTCCTGACTCTTTTGTGAATaataatgatgaagaagaaaaagaagaagaatttggatttatcccctcccccttctctcctgtaaggagactcaaaggggcttacaatctcctttcccttcccccccacccccaacaaacaccctgtgtggtgggtggaaCTCCTCtgatgaaaaaggaagggaatatTTTTACCCCAATGCAGCCTCCTGACCTGTGTGGATTTTACTCCATGTCGGTCCTCATGACTTTGGGATTAAATTTTCCCAGGATTGGGAAAAACTGCCAGGGGGTGGAGAAAGCCTGGTAGATCTGCAGGCTGCAGCCCTTGCGTGAACCTTGCACTAGATTCAACCCATAATTGCAAGATCTCATAGTAAACTGGAAATTGACACAGAccatttagggcagtggtggcgaacctatggcacgggtgccagaggtggcactcagagccctctctgtgggcacgcgcaaatagagtcctccccccacacacacatctaggctggcctgggtctctgggcttgaatattagcattaaacctaagacctagttttggggaagcagtgtaggtaagtaaccctgttaagcgctgttaaaccccactgattttcatgcaaagaactaaagtgcgatcttttacctgggagtaagctcagttgctggcaatggggcttgcttcagagtaagccctcctagggtcgtgattcacccattggaagagttgcacggtttcttcaaagcaaagtcaccgactaccaccaagcttactcccgagtaacgcatgcctctgagccaaccgtttcttccaaactaaaacctcagtattcgggttacattgccgtgttggcactttgcgacaaataagtgggttttgagttgcaatttgggcacttggtctcgaaaaggttcgccatcactgatttagggtaTAGAACGGGTAGGGAACCGCCGGAAACctccagatgttcgggaactTCTGGGCGATTCCATCAGCCTACCAGCGCTGGCCAATTGGTTTACCCTGGATTAGAAGAAAACACCTTTCATGGAAACCAATCATACACCAGCCGAATGTCTGCACTAACAACTGtaatttattttggaaaaaatgttACCTGATAAAAACTGCTGCGTATCAAAAAGTTTACAACTTTGCTCTCTTTCCAGTTTGTTTGGCCTGTCGCAGCAAAATGCCAGAGGCCCGTCCCAATATATCCGGCTTTGACAAAGTCTTTTTGCATAGAGCCCGTCAGGTGTCAGCCAGAGTATGACTCCCCTTTCCAAATGGCTGAGCAATTTTTCGGTTGTTTTCCTTTGGCCATGATCTTCCGGATAAGGGAACACAACTTGTTCAAGACAGCTGACCTCATAACTTTGACCATAAGATATCCTACAGCCCTCCGGACTCGCAGTTGTGACTTCTTTAACCAGAGTTTCATTGTAGTATAGACAGATATGCAGCCGACAATCTGAAAGTACATGGATGTGAAATTAGTTCGTAAAACATCTGCACACAAGGCAAGACCAACTGAGGCTTAGCAGTTTGCATGAgggttccactgtatttcagcTGACTGATTTACAggcagtttttatttacagataaGATGTTTTCAGTGCTCAGCACAGATGATAATTGGCTTTTAGAAAATATGTCAGATTGTTATAGAGTTCTCAATGGTTGTAAAACGTGAcaggctttcaaaatgtttcagattttCAATCTAGCACCTGGAGGTTCATGTGGTAACTTTGGTGCCTGTTAACTACATGGAAAGGAGTACTTCCTAACTCACTTCCTCTTCAGACCTTCTTTAAACCTTAGGGTTATCACACAGCGTTAAAAGTAAATCCTGCCacagaactagggatgggaaatCTCTCTCACTCATGCAGCATGATTTACCCTTCTAACTAGAGAACAATCCCTCCCTAGCACAAACTCTTTTTAAGTCAGTTCCCTCAATTCTACCCTCTCTGACCAGAAGACTGATTAGCTCTGTTCCAAGAACCTGGACTATGAATTCTTCTCTACTTAGAAGTAAATTCATTTCATGGCTAGAGATagggacactccccccccccccccccccccccccaatattctcTTCCTGCCAAAACCACGGGCCTTTCCCAGACACTAAAACACATCTGCTCCCTCTGGGAAATTGCTGaagctctaaggccccttccgcacatgcaaagtaatgcactttcaatccactttcacaactgctttcagtgctctttgaagctgtgcggaatagcaaaatccacttgcagttatgaaagtggtttggaaatgcattattttgcgtgtgcggaagtgtCTTGAAGAACTAAATCAATTCCCAGCCTCACATTCATACCCTCAGGCTCTGATGAAGACTGGTTAATGCTCTGTTCCAAGAACTAGCTTTTATGCCTTTGCCTGCTGCTAGATCTGTCTCAACAGGTTTTTACCCTGAATCCCAGCCTCAGTTCTTCATATATTAAATGGGAATTATAATTACCTGCTTCACAGTGCAATCAGGAAGAATGTTATGATCgttgagggtgggggtggacaaGAAGTGTTATATAAATAATAACTGCAATAAAGCTAAACCCTACAAAGATTAAGTCCTTCTATATGTAATACTACAGGAGCTATATGtgtttgacaatacattaactcCTCTGGTATCAGGCTTCAGATACACTTGTTCGAAATGTAAGAGTAGTTGCTATTGGGGCTCGTTAAGTCATAACATAAAAACAAGATTGCGCAGCGAAGGAAAAATCCACCAGTTAAGAGTTTCCAAGGAAGGGATCGCATAACTGGAAATGAACGCAGCCACAAATTTTGCTGCAGAGAAAATGCCCACAACCCCTCAAAAGAAGATCCCCAGTTCTTAACCAAATCCACACATACTTTTAATTCACTATCACTATTCCCTGCTTGGCCTTATATAATCTATATTTAAGATTATGCATAGATACGTGAAGTTGCAGCACTTGTCAAGCAAGAAGTGACTGCCGGTTGGTGATAATCATAGTTTCGGCAGAGACAAAGTGCTTGCCGAAGAAAGAAAGCTCTCCAGGGAGGAACATAGGATGATTTGCGTACCTGAGAAGGCCACAGCCTCGCCAGACCTTATGCCTGGCTCCATTGGGATCCCAGGAGTCTGAGACTCTGGCGGCGGACAAGTGTAAAAGGTTCCCGTCACTTGACAACCTGTGTTCACAAATGAAGATCAATGTTCACGCAGAGTCCAAAACTACAGAGGgatccccacacacatacaattcAGCTGTGCACATCAAGTTCCCATTCGGcaagactagggctcattccgcacatgcagaataatgcactttcaaactgctttcaatgctctttgaagctgtgcggaatagcaaaatccacttgcaaacagttatgaaagtagtttgaaaacgcattattctgcatgtgcggaaggggcctaggagaccTTTAGGACTTCAACACTTTGCCTTCTTGGGCAAATTCTATCACAAAAGGTTGCCACATGAACCATCACACTAAGTGCCACAGAATCTCACAGTACAGCCTCTACTTGGAATAGCCTAAAAACCATTAAATCCTGAACCAAGTTAATGAAAAACACTCAGCATCTTCCACCGGGGCTCTATTATCAATTTCAAGGAGACCAGGGCATTTCTGCAGACACAATTAAGAGCTTTTAACTGAATTGATGGAGAAGGTAGCCTTTTCGGACTGGGCTCAATGGGACAcaccttaattttaaaaaatatatagaatgTATATTTGAATTCTGTTAAAATCATTCTgacttagaagagtttggatttatatcccccctttctctcctgcaggagactcaaaggggcttacaatctccttgcccttcccccctcacaacaaacaccctgtgaggtgggtggggctgagagagctccgagaagctgtgactagcccaaggtcacccagctggcgtgtgtgggagtgtacaggctaatctgaattccccagataagcctccacagctcaagtggcagagctgggaatcaaacccggttcctccggattagatacacgagctcttaacctcctacgccactgctgctcctacgccactgctgctcctacgccactgctgctcttaacctcctacgccacttactCATTAATAACCATATGTGGGATGCCAGCCAAAAACAAATAAGGCAGTATTTCGATTTGGCAGGCTTTGGGGCAAAAATTCCAAGTTTATGAAACCTCAGAGAACGAAAGAACACTTTTGCCAGAacttaaacacacacataatGCTCACTGCCAGAAATTCACCTTACTTACTTTGCCTGATCCATTGTTTTAAATCTACTTAGTAAAGGCACTCCAAACTTCTATGGAGAAATTacagtttttttgtttcaaatgtgcAATCTATTCGgttaaataaaatgaaaccatAGGAGATAATCCAGAATGAAACACTTCTAAAGACATTAATTCCAGTGGGAGCGAGACAAACATTCACTTCTCTTTCCTACACGCCCCTCAAATACTGAGTTAGGCTGCATCATACCAGTATCATACCACATAATCTTATTGTTCCTTGGTACAGTGGAAGCTTggctgttttcccacttaccaatGTGTCCCCATTCACCATTATAAAGTGGGGAGAATGCATGGATGGAAGGATGCATGTTCATCTttgtgggtattctgtgcagccccaATGAGAGGCTGTACAGAATACCCTCAAAGATAAACTACAGTTTCAGGTCAGatcaatttagaagaagaggaggagtttggattaatatcctgACTTTTtctctggtaaggagactcaaggtggcttacaagctcctttcccttcctctccccacaacagacaccttgtgaggtaggtggaggagagagagttccaaagaactgtgactagcccagcgtcacccagcaggaatgtaggagtgcggaaatacatctggttcaccaggtaagcctccgccactcaggtggaggagtggggaatcaagtccgtttctccagattagaatccacctgctcttaaccactacaccatgctggctcaacaTGTTTTTCTTTCATGCAAGCAAGTGAGAAAGGTCACTTAATTAGGAGCTTCACATTCACAACTACAAACAGGTGAAGCTGTGGATCAGAAGCCATGCTTTCATAAACCATGTAACTGAAAAGAATGTGAAGCTCAAAGTAGAGTGGACAGTCACTTACCACTCTGGCATGCTGGCCCTTGCCAGTGATGATTGCGAGGTGCAAAAGAAGCACTTGTACACTGGTAGGAAATCTCAGGGTGTGACGGATCTGGTACATACTCTCTCCAGTTGAGGTCTGGGGGGACCCTGTAGCTTGGCACCTGCACATTTTGTGAAAACATTACAGTCTGTGTTAGCTGTAGCCAACTGCAGACAGTATTAGTAACAACTCTTGTTCATCTTCTGTTTATCCCCATCCTATGCTATTATTCTCTGCCATTCTGACGCTTTGCCGCAGCAATATTTCCATTCAGCTGTACTGACACATAGTGGCAACTCTAGAAAAACTAGCAAAGGGAACCAAAGGGATAGCCAAGACTACAATCAGGGGATCAATTATTTCACTGCACTATATTAAATATTCTTTACGAAACAGAGGCAAACCAGATTATGAATCCTTTACCTTCTTGATCTGTTGAAGACTCTAAAACCAAGTGTTCCAATTCTTTTACAATATAAACTTCACCACCATTATCTGAAGTACAGATCTCTTTGGAGGCATTTTCTTATCGTGCTTCCCGGTCTCTACGTGAAGCGTTTGTGTTGAATTCACAGTATTTGCTTTTCTTCAAGGTGTTTTTCTAAGAAGCCCTGAAACTGTCATTGATCTCTGGTTTGGCATACATAGTGTCCACCTACTCAAAGCGGCCACACTAAgatccgaagaagaagaagaagaagaagaagaaggaggaggaggaggaggaggaggagtttggatttatatccccctttctctcctgcaggagactcaaaggggcttacaatctccttgcccttcccccctcacaataaacaccctgtgaggtgggtggggctgagagagctcagaagagctgtgactagcccaaggtcacccagctggcgtgtgtgggagtgtacaggctaatctgaattccccagataagtctccacagctcaggcggcagagctgggaatcaaacccggttcctccagattagaatgcatctgctcttaacctcctacgccactgctataggAATAGTTCATTTGCTGATGAAGGATGGGATTGAGGGGGGGATGTGGGGAGGTTACAGTCTTACCAAAACTTTCATCTATGCTATAAAACCTTATATACTGTGCAACTTGCCTGCAATTTCTTTCTGACtagcagaaactttctggagtctcgTACAGAAGTCTTACTAACAAGGCTCCTTTCATTACAAATGCCAGGGATGGAACTGGCTACCTACAACGCAAAGTATGTGCTTCAACCCTAAACTACAGCATTCTGTGTTGTACGTCATAATATTTTTACCACTTCCCTAAATATGCCGGCAGATACAGAGCCAAACTTCCCCTTAGCAGAGGGTGCATATGTGCAACTGACACACACCTGTGTAAATTTCACCGTTATGTAAAAGACACACACACTCCACCATGCAATTCCAAAAGGAAACGTTATTGTAAACAGAATGTACAAGAGATTACCATTTTGACAGCAGAGGATAAAGCTGAAATGGAACTGAATATAGCAAAAGCACCAATGTGGACAAGCTCAAAAAACTTCTAATCCCAGTAACACCTCTTCGTTCTTTTGCAACTGCTCCTGAAGTTCAGTTTGACATTCTTTATTATTTCCTTTCCAAATTATTACAGGTCAAGATGGGAAGCAAGACTAGCAACCCATTATGCATCACACAAAGAGGTGTGAATCAGTTTTAGCCTCATTggtctaacccagtgatggcgaaccttttcgagaccgagtgcccaaaactgtaacccaaattgtaacccaaaacccagtttatcgcaaagtgccaacatggcaatttaacctgaatactgaggttttagtatagaaaaaatggttgactccaaggcgcacgttacttgggagtaagcttggtggtagtcggtggctttgctttgaagcaactgtgcaacactttgaacgggtaaatcacgaccctaggagggtttactcagaagcaagccccattgccagaccAAGACTGCTCTCTCTCTCAATAAAAATGGATCATGCTtcagtttttttgaaaatcagaaggctttaacagcgcttaacgagGGTTAATTACACTGGGGGTGCTAGGTGTTAGGTTTCGGGTAATAATCTCCCTGTaattctggcagcattctctcctgattttagctctgcatctgtggctggcttcagatcctctgaagatgccacctctGCCACGAATGCAAGCGGCATGCTAACAATACTGTTATATCCAAATTTAAGCAATGTATGGTTTATGGGCTTCATCCAGACCAAGACCGCTCTCTCTCAATAAAAAATGGAGCTAGTTTTTATTTTCCTGATTCCTCAAAGTGCAGCTgaaagagaaaggtctttcaaGAATTAGTTTTGCCACCATTTTATGACAGGAAAAAAGGTTTTAAGTAATTATCTGTACCGGAGACTGTAGTGGAGGGTATGAGGTTGAATTCACAGTGTAGGCATTATTCATAATCATCTGTGGATCCTCCAAACTGTGCTTATTCACTCCTGTGCGTatgtgaattaaa
The window above is part of the Sphaerodactylus townsendi isolate TG3544 linkage group LG09, MPM_Stown_v2.3, whole genome shotgun sequence genome. Proteins encoded here:
- the IRF4 gene encoding interferon regulatory factor 4, with translation MSSGPSRSGRKLPPWLIDQIDSNKYPGLVWENEEKSIFRIPWKHAGKQDYNRDEDAALFKAWALFKGKFREGIDKPDPPTWKTRLRCALNKSNDFEELVERSQLDISDPYKVYRLVPEGAKKGVNKHSLEDPQMIMNNAYTVNSTSYPPLQSPVPSYRVPPDLNWREYVPDPSHPEISYQCTSASFAPRNHHWQGPACQSGCQVTGTFYTCPPPESQTPGIPMEPGIRSGEAVAFSDCRLHICLYYNETLVKEVTTASPEGCRISYGQSYEVSCLEQVVFPYPEDHGQRKTTEKLLSHLERGVILWLTPDGLYAKRLCQSRIYWDGPLAFCCDRPNKLEREQSCKLFDTQQFLSELQVFVHHGRPLPRFQIVLCFGEEFPDPQRQRKQITARVEPVFARQLYYFAQQNTGHFLRGYDMSEQIASSEDYHRSLQHSSVQE